One stretch of Bacillus spongiae DNA includes these proteins:
- a CDS encoding YvcK family protein gives MIVPDQRKVVILGGGTGLPVLLRGLKKYPVDITAIVTVADDGGSSGRLRDELDIPPPGDVRNVLAALSEVEPLIEQLFQHRFNTSNELMGHSLGNLMIAALTSISGDFVHAIQEMSRVLNVRGKVLPAANQSVVLHAEMEDGTIVSGESKIPYSGKKIKKVFLTPNSLDPLPETITAIKEADLIIIGPGSLYTSLLPNLLVPQIGEEVSKASAKKLYICNIMTQAGETLDFTASDHVKAIYDHMKSSFLDIILVNNEEVPQAVQEKYKEELAKPVVFDIEQLVELGLDVLSESILSFEGEHTIRHNTDEVAKIIYSLLEDEKHN, from the coding sequence ATGATAGTGCCTGACCAACGGAAAGTTGTCATCCTAGGAGGGGGGACGGGGCTCCCTGTATTACTAAGAGGGCTTAAAAAGTATCCAGTAGATATAACTGCCATCGTTACAGTGGCTGATGATGGGGGAAGTTCTGGTCGGCTTCGGGATGAACTTGATATCCCACCACCAGGAGATGTCCGTAATGTTTTAGCAGCGCTGTCTGAAGTTGAGCCTTTAATCGAACAGCTGTTTCAGCATCGATTTAACACATCCAATGAGTTGATGGGACACTCACTAGGAAATTTAATGATTGCGGCATTGACCTCTATTTCCGGTGACTTTGTACATGCAATTCAAGAGATGAGTCGAGTTTTAAATGTTAGAGGAAAGGTTCTTCCTGCAGCTAACCAAAGTGTGGTGCTTCACGCTGAAATGGAGGATGGTACTATTGTATCTGGAGAATCAAAGATTCCATATTCCGGGAAGAAAATTAAAAAGGTCTTTCTAACTCCAAACAGTCTAGACCCTCTTCCAGAAACAATTACAGCAATTAAAGAAGCTGATTTAATCATAATAGGTCCAGGGAGCTTGTATACAAGCCTATTACCTAATCTCCTCGTACCACAGATTGGCGAGGAAGTAAGCAAAGCAAGTGCAAAGAAGCTTTATATATGTAACATTATGACACAAGCTGGAGAAACGCTTGATTTTACAGCGAGTGATCATGTAAAAGCGATTTATGACCACATGAAGTCTAGCTTTCTTGATATAATATTAGTAAACAATGAAGAAGTCCCTCAGGCTGTTCAGGAAAAATATAAAGAAGAGTTAGCTAAGCCAGTTGTGTTTGATATTGAACAATTAGTAGAGCTCGGTCTTGACGTGTTAAGTGAAAGCATCCTTTCATTTGAAGGAGAACATACCATTCGTCATAATACAGACGAAGTGGCAAAAATAATTTATTCATTATTAGAAGACGAGAAGCATAATTAA
- the whiA gene encoding DNA-binding protein WhiA: MSFASETKKELTNLEVKDCCAKAELSALIRMNGSLSFSNRTLIVNIQTENAAIARRIYTLIKKIYDLPVELLVRKKMRLKKNNVYIVRLNEGAKQILEDLMILKEGFSFVYNISNELVKKKCCKRSYLRGAFLAGGSVNNPETSSYHLEIFSLYEEHNQALSSLMNDFGLNSKTLERKKGFITYLKEAEKITELLNIIGAHNALMRFEDVRIVRDMRNSVNRLVNCETANLNKTIGAALRQVENIRYIEETVGLNVLQDKLREIAELRVAYQDVTLKELGEMVSGGAVSKSGVNHRLRKIDQIAEKLRAGESVSLKNEMKKGRRVHG; the protein is encoded by the coding sequence ATGTCGTTTGCATCCGAAACGAAAAAAGAACTAACGAATTTAGAAGTGAAAGATTGCTGTGCAAAAGCGGAATTGTCCGCGCTCATTCGAATGAATGGCTCCCTATCCTTCTCCAATCGTACATTAATTGTAAATATTCAAACAGAGAATGCGGCGATTGCTAGAAGAATATATACGTTAATTAAGAAGATATATGATCTTCCAGTTGAGCTACTCGTTCGAAAAAAAATGAGGCTAAAAAAGAATAATGTATACATCGTTCGGTTAAACGAAGGAGCAAAACAAATTTTAGAAGATTTAATGATTTTGAAAGAAGGATTTTCCTTTGTTTATAATATCTCGAATGAACTTGTTAAGAAGAAATGTTGTAAACGTAGCTACTTAAGAGGGGCATTTCTTGCTGGGGGTTCTGTTAATAATCCGGAAACTTCTTCATATCATTTAGAGATTTTTTCTCTTTATGAAGAACATAACCAAGCACTTTCAAGCTTAATGAATGATTTCGGTCTGAATAGTAAAACATTAGAGCGGAAGAAAGGGTTCATTACCTATTTAAAAGAGGCAGAAAAGATTACCGAATTATTAAATATCATTGGGGCACATAATGCACTTATGCGATTTGAAGACGTTAGAATTGTACGTGATATGAGAAATTCCGTTAACCGCCTTGTTAATTGTGAAACAGCCAACTTAAATAAAACAATTGGAGCTGCATTGCGGCAAGTTGAAAATATACGCTATATTGAAGAAACAGTTGGTCTTAACGTTTTACAAGATAAGCTTAGGGAAATCGCCGAACTTCGTGTAGCGTACCAAGACGTAACATTAAAAGAGCTAGGTGAAATGGTATCAGGTGGAGCGGTAAGTAAATCAGGTGTGAATCATCGTTTACGTAAAATTGATCAAATTGCTGAAAAATTGCGTGCTGGTGAATCAGTGTCACTAAAAAATGAAATGAAAAAGGGGAGAAGGGTACATGGTTGA
- a CDS encoding HPr family phosphocarrier protein — protein MVEKKVEVKLKTGLQARPAALFVQEANRFSSEVFLEKNGKKVNAKSIMGLMSLAVNSGAIVTLIAEGNDENEVIEALVEFVSNEG, from the coding sequence ATGGTTGAAAAAAAAGTAGAAGTAAAGCTTAAAACAGGTTTACAAGCAAGACCTGCTGCACTATTTGTTCAGGAAGCAAATCGTTTTTCTTCAGAAGTCTTTCTTGAGAAAAATGGGAAGAAAGTGAATGCGAAAAGTATTATGGGCTTGATGAGCTTAGCGGTTAACTCAGGTGCTATTGTAACCCTTATTGCTGAAGGTAATGATGAAAATGAAGTAATTGAAGCATTGGTTGAATTTGTATCAAATGAAGGTTAA
- the clpP gene encoding ATP-dependent Clp endopeptidase proteolytic subunit ClpP yields MNLIPTVIEQTNRGERAYDIYSRLLKDRIIMLGSAIDDNVANSIVSQLLFLEAENPEKDISIYINSPGGSITAGMAIYDTMQFIKPKVQTICIGMAASMGAFLLAAGEKGHRYALPNSEVMIHQPLGGAQGQATEIEIAAKRILFLREKLNSILAERTGQDIEVISRDTDRDNFMTAERALEYGLIDKIMTRHEEQK; encoded by the coding sequence ATGAACTTAATTCCTACAGTTATTGAACAAACAAACCGTGGTGAGCGTGCTTATGATATTTATTCACGCTTATTAAAAGACCGTATTATTATGTTGGGTAGTGCCATTGATGACAATGTTGCCAACTCCATCGTCTCTCAGCTATTGTTCCTTGAAGCTGAAAATCCAGAAAAAGACATTTCCATTTACATCAACTCTCCTGGTGGAAGCATTACAGCAGGTATGGCGATTTATGACACTATGCAATTTATTAAGCCAAAAGTACAAACCATCTGCATTGGGATGGCTGCTTCTATGGGCGCATTTTTACTTGCTGCGGGTGAAAAAGGACATCGCTACGCACTTCCAAACAGTGAAGTCATGATTCACCAACCATTAGGTGGTGCTCAAGGTCAAGCGACTGAAATTGAAATTGCTGCAAAACGCATTCTTTTCCTACGTGAAAAACTAAATTCTATTTTAGCAGAACGTACTGGTCAAGATATTGAGGTAATTAGCCGAGATACAGACCGTGATAATTTCATGACAGCTGAGCGCGCACTAGAATATGGTTTAATTGACAAAATCATGACTAGACACGAAGAACAGAAATAA
- a CDS encoding right-handed parallel beta-helix repeat-containing protein has protein sequence MVLRLVPTDFLTVQAAIDASSSGDSIKILAGKFDGFEVDVDNLKIFGCGIGRTIIEGAPAQGSDDGVVVISDRITLQDFTIQGFPDEGVRINTNFNVLKNIESKLNIGSGIQLIGDNNLIIECSILMNRDDGFNISPGQNNCILKCESNVNDGTGYSFSNVNNKLLLSTAKENIDDGLLINDSFNTIIGNISNKNNARGILVGAGDGNNNIIKNLTCNNSGSGIEIEDGAFVNAIDSNIARNNGTDVTDAGILIEDSAADNTIRFNEAKNNFEFDIEAIPPADTANTFDGNKCGNSSPPGLCT, from the coding sequence ATGGTATTACGACTTGTACCAACGGATTTTCTAACGGTGCAGGCTGCAATTGATGCTTCAAGTTCGGGGGATAGTATAAAGATTTTAGCTGGGAAGTTTGACGGGTTTGAAGTAGATGTCGACAATTTAAAAATTTTCGGTTGTGGCATTGGTCGGACGATTATTGAAGGTGCTCCAGCGCAGGGAAGTGATGACGGTGTGGTTGTAATTTCTGACAGAATTACATTACAAGATTTCACTATCCAAGGGTTTCCAGATGAGGGAGTTCGAATCAATACTAATTTCAATGTTTTAAAGAATATTGAGTCAAAACTTAATATAGGTAGTGGTATACAGTTAATTGGAGACAACAATTTAATTATTGAGTGTTCTATCTTGATGAATAGAGATGATGGATTTAATATCTCTCCTGGGCAAAACAATTGTATATTAAAATGTGAAAGTAATGTAAATGACGGTACTGGTTATTCATTTTCTAATGTGAATAATAAGCTTCTATTAAGTACAGCTAAGGAAAACATAGATGATGGTTTATTAATTAATGATTCATTTAATACAATTATCGGAAACATATCAAATAAAAATAATGCACGAGGAATTCTAGTTGGGGCTGGTGATGGTAATAATAACATTATTAAGAATTTAACTTGCAATAACAGTGGAAGTGGAATTGAAATTGAAGATGGGGCTTTTGTAAACGCCATCGACTCTAACATCGCTCGAAACAACGGTACTGATGTCACTGACGCAGGTATTTTAATTGAAGATAGCGCAGCTGACAACACCATTCGTTTCAACGAAGCGAAAAATAACTTCGAATTTGACATCGAAGCCATTCCACCTGCTGATACTGCTAATACATTCGACGGCAACAAATGCGGAAATAGCTCTCCGCCTGGACTGTGTACCTAA
- a CDS encoding glutaredoxin family protein has protein sequence MKEIIFYTRKQCSLCEEAKQTLLLVQEDIPFSLVERDISEKDEWTEQFGLMIPVVEIEGEIVQFGVVDFYSISKRLQQEL, from the coding sequence TTGAAGGAAATTATTTTTTATACAAGAAAACAGTGTTCACTTTGTGAGGAAGCTAAGCAAACTTTATTGCTCGTTCAAGAAGATATTCCATTTTCTCTTGTAGAACGTGATATTAGTGAGAAGGATGAGTGGACAGAACAGTTTGGTTTAATGATTCCTGTTGTAGAAATTGAGGGAGAAATTGTACAATTTGGAGTTGTTGATTTTTATTCAATAAGTAAACGTTTACAACAAGAATTGTGA
- a CDS encoding sugar-binding transcriptional regulator translates to MKSIIEIQKQLLPDLLEIMQKRYQILQSIRFLQPVGRRSLAGTLGLTERVLRSEVDFLKKQDLIDIKTAGMSVTAEGQSLLMQLQDMMREISGLNIMEKALEEQLRLQKVVVVPGDSDESPWIKEELGRATASSMKERLIGNNIIAVTGGTTMAAVAEMLTPNFSEKEILFVPARGGIGEDVKNQANTICAQMAEITGAKHRVLYVPDQVSKEVYHSLMKEPDIREVMTLITSANIVLHGIGDAMTMARRRKTSEEDIRKISSNEAVGEAFGYYFNEQGEVVHKVPTIGLQLHDLSDIPNVFAVAGGTSKAKGIRSYLKSAPSKTVLITDEGAATELLKG, encoded by the coding sequence ATGAAATCAATCATTGAAATACAAAAACAATTATTACCGGACCTGCTTGAGATTATGCAAAAAAGGTATCAGATTCTTCAATCTATCCGCTTTTTACAGCCCGTCGGAAGAAGAAGTCTAGCTGGAACGTTAGGTTTAACTGAGCGTGTTTTACGTAGTGAGGTTGATTTTCTTAAAAAACAAGACCTTATTGATATTAAAACCGCAGGGATGAGCGTAACAGCAGAAGGTCAGTCATTATTAATGCAACTTCAAGATATGATGCGTGAAATATCAGGTTTGAACATTATGGAGAAAGCGCTAGAAGAGCAGTTACGGCTTCAAAAAGTCGTTGTTGTACCTGGAGATAGTGATGAGTCCCCATGGATTAAAGAAGAATTAGGAAGAGCGACAGCATCTAGTATGAAAGAGCGCCTAATAGGAAATAATATCATCGCTGTAACCGGTGGCACCACGATGGCAGCCGTAGCAGAAATGCTTACGCCGAATTTCTCAGAAAAGGAAATTTTGTTCGTACCTGCACGAGGGGGTATTGGGGAAGATGTCAAAAATCAAGCCAATACAATTTGTGCTCAAATGGCTGAAATCACTGGTGCTAAGCATCGGGTACTGTACGTACCGGATCAGGTGAGTAAGGAAGTGTATCACTCCTTAATGAAAGAGCCAGATATTCGAGAAGTCATGACGCTCATTACGTCAGCTAATATTGTGCTTCATGGAATTGGTGATGCTATGACGATGGCTCGACGGCGAAAAACGAGTGAAGAAGATATCCGAAAGATTTCATCTAATGAGGCAGTTGGGGAAGCCTTTGGATATTATTTTAATGAACAAGGTGAGGTTGTGCATAAAGTTCCCACCATTGGCTTACAGCTTCATGACTTATCTGACATTCCAAACGTATTTGCAGTCGCAGGTGGGACCTCAAAGGCGAAAGGAATTCGTTCGTATTTAAAAAGTGCCCCTTCAAAAACCGTTTTAATTACGGATGAAGGTGCAGCAACAGAGCTTTTAAAAGGGTAA